A DNA window from Agarivorans sp. TSD2052 contains the following coding sequences:
- a CDS encoding ABC transporter substrate-binding protein, whose protein sequence is MNRTLISLASGAALLAASFGANAAEKLTLQLKWVTQAQFAGYYVALNKGFYKDQGIDLTIKPGGPDIAPAQVLAGGGADVVVDWLPSALATREKGLPLVNIGQIYGKSGMMLTCLKSSGISSPADFKGKTLGVWFFGNEYPFLSWMSKLGYSTTGGEDGVTVLKQGFNVDPIFQGQADCVSTMTYNEYGQVLDGGLSNDELILFKYEDEGVATLEDGLYVLEDSLKDPKKLDAYAKFLKATIQGWEWAAANPKEAGLIVLDYDDTGAQTEEHQIRMAGEVAKLLASSGKGVGYLEPAAFDRTVKVLLDSDSSPVITKVPEGAYTHVVFDAAAKL, encoded by the coding sequence ATGAATAGAACTTTGATTTCACTAGCATCTGGCGCCGCGCTATTAGCGGCAAGTTTTGGGGCTAACGCCGCTGAAAAACTTACCCTTCAGTTAAAATGGGTGACTCAAGCACAATTTGCTGGCTACTATGTCGCGTTAAACAAGGGTTTTTATAAAGATCAGGGCATCGATTTAACCATTAAACCCGGTGGTCCCGATATTGCCCCCGCTCAAGTACTGGCCGGCGGCGGTGCCGATGTGGTTGTTGACTGGCTACCCTCAGCACTCGCAACTCGAGAAAAAGGCCTACCACTCGTCAATATCGGACAAATCTACGGCAAGTCTGGAATGATGTTAACCTGTCTAAAATCTAGCGGTATCAGCAGTCCTGCAGACTTTAAGGGGAAAACATTAGGTGTGTGGTTCTTTGGTAACGAATACCCTTTCTTAAGCTGGATGTCTAAATTAGGTTACTCAACCACAGGCGGAGAAGACGGTGTAACGGTTCTTAAGCAAGGTTTCAACGTAGATCCAATTTTCCAGGGCCAAGCAGATTGCGTTTCAACCATGACCTACAACGAATATGGGCAAGTACTAGATGGTGGTTTGAGCAACGACGAACTCATTTTGTTTAAATACGAAGATGAAGGTGTAGCTACCCTAGAAGACGGTCTTTATGTCTTAGAAGATTCATTAAAAGATCCCAAGAAATTAGACGCTTATGCTAAGTTTTTAAAAGCAACCATCCAAGGTTGGGAATGGGCTGCAGCTAACCCTAAAGAAGCGGGCTTAATCGTATTAGATTACGATGATACCGGCGCGCAAACCGAAGAACATCAAATTCGTATGGCTGGCGAAGTGGCTAAATTACTAGCTAGCAGTGGTAAAGGTGTGGGTTATTTAGAACCTGCTGCGTTTGACCGGACCGTAAAAGTACTACTTGATAGTGATTC